One Thermoanaerobaculales bacterium DNA window includes the following coding sequences:
- a CDS encoding MFS transporter: MSRLAPHAHGHDLRNALIATLFFGAAAGIFGATLNNYLSEAHGFDAAARGWLEVPRELPGFLIMFITGALLAVASESQMAALAMLLTGAGAAGLGFLSPTIAAVVVFVAIWSLGDHIIFAVEGPIGLRLASGGREGRRLGQFGGARNLGTIAGVGLVFGLAQVVGDRYDVFYGLAAACAVLAGVCYASLRMWRTGARSKRLVLKRRYSLFYVISALFGIRKQIFLAFGAWVLIELHGVSVSTIALLYFIAATLGVVMRPLLGEVIDWLGERTVLAVDELLLLVVCLAYAFASDLLPEPFDLWLLYAAYVADWVLYALRVARTTYLGKIAEDPADITPTIATGITIDHAVAISLPVVSGYVWEAFGFRWVFLLAGAIALVGFFVCLRVRVPTPAGNDSGAAQAA, from the coding sequence ATGAGCCGCCTCGCGCCGCACGCCCACGGCCACGACCTCCGCAACGCTCTCATCGCCACCCTGTTCTTCGGGGCGGCGGCCGGGATCTTCGGGGCGACCCTCAACAACTACCTGTCCGAGGCCCACGGCTTCGACGCCGCCGCCCGCGGCTGGCTCGAGGTGCCGCGCGAGCTGCCGGGCTTCCTGATCATGTTCATCACCGGCGCGCTGCTGGCGGTGGCGTCGGAAAGCCAGATGGCGGCGCTCGCCATGCTGCTGACCGGGGCCGGCGCCGCCGGGCTCGGCTTCCTGTCGCCGACGATTGCGGCGGTGGTCGTGTTCGTGGCGATCTGGTCGCTCGGCGACCACATCATCTTCGCGGTCGAGGGGCCGATCGGGCTGCGGCTCGCGAGCGGCGGCCGCGAGGGCCGGCGCCTCGGACAGTTCGGCGGTGCGCGCAACCTCGGCACCATCGCCGGTGTCGGTCTGGTGTTCGGCCTCGCGCAGGTCGTGGGTGACCGCTATGACGTGTTCTACGGGCTGGCGGCGGCGTGCGCGGTGCTCGCCGGCGTCTGCTATGCGTCGCTGCGGATGTGGCGGACCGGCGCGCGCTCGAAGCGCCTGGTTCTCAAGCGACGTTACAGCCTGTTCTACGTGATCAGCGCCCTGTTCGGGATCCGCAAGCAGATCTTCCTCGCCTTCGGGGCGTGGGTGCTGATCGAGCTGCACGGCGTGTCGGTGAGCACGATTGCGCTGCTGTACTTCATCGCGGCCACGCTCGGGGTGGTGATGCGGCCGCTGCTCGGCGAGGTCATCGACTGGCTCGGCGAGCGCACGGTCCTGGCCGTGGACGAGCTCCTCCTGCTCGTGGTCTGCCTGGCCTACGCCTTTGCGAGCGACCTGCTGCCGGAGCCGTTCGACCTGTGGCTGCTCTACGCCGCCTACGTGGCGGACTGGGTGCTGTACGCCCTGCGCGTGGCGCGGACCACCTACCTCGGCAAGATCGCCGAGGACCCGGCCGACATCACGCCCACCATCGCCACCGGCATCACCATCGACCACGCGGTCGCGATTTCGCTGCCGGTGGTCTCGGGCTACGTCTGGGAGGCGTTCGGCTTCCGCTGGGTGTTCCTGCTCGCCGGCGCGATCGCGCTCGTCGGGTTCTTCGTCTGCCTGCGGGTGCGCGTGCCGACGCCGGCGGGAAACGATTCAGGTGCAGCGCAGGCCGCCTGA
- the mtgA gene encoding monofunctional biosynthetic peptidoglycan transglycosylase encodes MRRRRCGRWLLRVAGALALLAAGLAVLWMTTWPDVATLATGFPETTAFIERDKARGVSVRWRPVAYGQIADDLKLAVLVAEDINFFSHKGFDTSEISNAAREAIEGKRVRGASTITQQLAKNLWLSPEKTAWRKLEEAVLCWRLERRLTKRRILELYLNVVQFGPGTYGAAAASARYFGVPPSQLTADQAAQLAASLPRPSSWHPGVSSTGYARHVQRIRGRMERATWLSRLL; translated from the coding sequence ATGCGACGCCGCCGCTGCGGGCGCTGGCTGCTCCGCGTCGCTGGAGCCCTGGCGCTGCTGGCGGCGGGCCTGGCCGTGCTGTGGATGACGACCTGGCCCGACGTCGCCACGCTCGCGACGGGCTTCCCGGAGACGACCGCGTTCATCGAGCGCGACAAGGCCCGGGGCGTCAGCGTCCGCTGGCGGCCCGTCGCCTACGGCCAGATCGCCGACGACCTGAAGCTGGCCGTGCTCGTCGCCGAGGACATCAACTTCTTCAGCCACAAGGGCTTCGACACCTCGGAGATCAGCAACGCGGCGCGCGAGGCGATCGAGGGCAAGCGCGTCCGCGGCGCCTCGACCATCACCCAGCAGCTCGCCAAGAACCTCTGGCTGTCGCCGGAGAAGACGGCGTGGCGCAAGCTCGAGGAGGCGGTTCTCTGCTGGCGGCTCGAGCGCCGCCTGACCAAGCGCCGCATCCTCGAGCTCTACCTCAACGTCGTCCAGTTCGGGCCCGGGACCTACGGCGCTGCCGCCGCGTCGGCGCGCTACTTCGGGGTGCCGCCCTCCCAGCTGACCGCCGACCAGGCGGCCCAGCTCGCGGCCTCGCTGCCCCGCCCGTCCTCGTGGCACCCCGGAGTCAGCAGCACCGGCTACGCGCGCCACGTCCAGCGCATCCGCGGCCGCATGGAGCGCGCGACCTGGCTGAGCAGGCTGCTCTGA
- a CDS encoding NAD-dependent epimerase/dehydratase family protein: MKHPDGRTVLIAGATGLVGSELLDLLLADPLVARVHSLVRRPSGRTHQALAEHVVDFGNLSAASIEPPFDEAYCCLGTTMRAAGSREGFRRVDFDSVVAFARLALRLGAGSLTLISSLGADPESRSFYLRTKGEVERELIALGVPSLGIVRPSLLLGHRQETRWGERIGEVVLRAASPLLAGRLARYRPVHARTVARAMVHAGCAREPGVRVVESDEIQRLGAERP; encoded by the coding sequence ATGAAGCATCCCGACGGGCGAACCGTCCTCATTGCCGGCGCGACCGGCCTGGTCGGCAGTGAGCTCCTCGACCTGCTCCTCGCCGACCCGCTGGTCGCCCGGGTCCACAGCCTCGTGCGGCGCCCGTCGGGACGCACACACCAGGCGCTGGCCGAGCATGTCGTCGACTTCGGCAACCTGTCCGCGGCCTCGATCGAGCCGCCGTTCGACGAGGCCTACTGCTGTCTCGGGACGACCATGCGCGCCGCAGGAAGCCGCGAGGGTTTTCGGCGGGTGGACTTCGACTCCGTCGTGGCGTTCGCGCGCCTCGCGCTGCGCCTCGGCGCCGGCAGCCTCACGCTCATCTCGTCGCTCGGCGCCGATCCCGAGTCGCGGTCGTTCTACCTGCGCACCAAGGGCGAGGTCGAGCGCGAGCTGATCGCGCTCGGCGTGCCCAGCCTCGGCATCGTCCGACCGTCGCTGCTCCTCGGCCACCGCCAAGAGACCCGCTGGGGCGAGAGGATCGGCGAGGTCGTGCTCCGCGCCGCCTCGCCGCTGCTGGCCGGGAGACTCGCCAGGTACCGGCCCGTTCACGCCCGCACGGTCGCCCGCGCGATGGTCCACGCCGGCTGCGCTCGCGAGCCGGGAGTGCGCGTGGTGGAGTCAGACGAAATCCAGCGGCTCGGCGCCGAGCGCCCATGA
- a CDS encoding pyridoxamine 5'-phosphate oxidase family protein has product MQEHDAALLRDLLTTRRVLSLALVADGQPVLGMVPFVAEPDLSAVLIHVSRLAPHGRALADGPSFAVLIHGLDTADVNPGEIPRVRLSGRAAHVPKDSADYPAARAAYLARCPESEVTFGLADFELYRLPFDRGRLVAGFARTVDLRPETLRGAASSPTASEDSQA; this is encoded by the coding sequence TTGCAGGAGCATGACGCAGCGCTGCTCAGGGACCTGCTCACCACCCGCAGGGTGCTGTCGCTGGCGTTGGTTGCCGACGGCCAGCCGGTGCTCGGCATGGTGCCGTTCGTGGCCGAGCCCGACCTCTCCGCGGTCCTGATCCACGTCTCGCGCCTGGCGCCGCACGGCCGGGCGCTCGCCGACGGACCGTCGTTCGCGGTCCTCATCCACGGGCTGGACACCGCCGATGTCAACCCCGGGGAGATCCCGAGGGTGCGCCTGTCCGGTCGCGCGGCGCATGTCCCGAAGGACTCGGCCGACTACCCGGCCGCGCGCGCCGCCTACCTCGCACGCTGCCCGGAGAGCGAGGTGACCTTTGGGCTCGCCGACTTCGAGCTCTACCGGCTGCCCTTCGACAGGGGACGTCTGGTGGCCGGCTTCGCCCGCACGGTCGACCTGCGCCCGGAGACCCTGCGAGGGGCTGCCAGCTCACCCACCGCCAGCGAGGACAGCCAGGCATGA
- a CDS encoding DUF4412 domain-containing protein yields MSRVWMNAALILAVAAGAAATAAADDLTIVSLVTPAKGQPSTSTHYITADRMRMAGGDSDTIVDLEAGKITNIDHKKKSYYETTFEELQQFFAEMNEVLESNPMMETMLGKAKDVQVQKTAETRDILGHTCTKYVLSMGEKFKETLWVTPEVKMPVTYYDASKMAYAMMGPMAARFEKMLEEVKKIDGFSLATDVDMKVMGMDASSRTEVTEIRTGSIPGDIFAVPAGYKLTKSPMQEK; encoded by the coding sequence ATGAGCCGCGTGTGGATGAATGCAGCCCTGATCCTGGCCGTTGCCGCGGGCGCCGCGGCGACCGCAGCCGCCGATGACCTGACCATCGTGTCCCTGGTGACGCCCGCCAAGGGGCAGCCCTCGACGTCGACCCACTACATCACAGCCGACAGGATGCGGATGGCGGGCGGCGACAGCGACACCATCGTCGACCTGGAGGCCGGCAAGATCACCAACATCGACCACAAGAAGAAGTCCTACTACGAGACCACCTTCGAGGAGCTGCAGCAGTTCTTCGCCGAAATGAACGAGGTGCTCGAGTCGAACCCGATGATGGAGACCATGCTCGGCAAGGCGAAGGACGTGCAGGTCCAGAAGACCGCCGAGACCCGCGACATCCTCGGCCACACCTGCACCAAGTACGTGCTCAGCATGGGGGAGAAGTTCAAGGAGACGCTGTGGGTGACACCCGAGGTCAAGATGCCGGTCACCTACTACGATGCGAGCAAGATGGCCTATGCCATGATGGGGCCGATGGCCGCGCGCTTCGAGAAGATGCTCGAGGAGGTCAAGAAGATCGACGGCTTCTCGCTGGCCACCGACGTTGACATGAAGGTGATGGGAATGGACGCCTCGAGCCGGACCGAGGTGACCGAGATCCGCACCGGCTCCATCCCGGGCGACATCTTCGCGGTGCCGGCCGGATACAAGCTGACCAAGTCCCCGATGCAGGAGAAGTGA
- a CDS encoding M48 family metallopeptidase yields MRESVRTITVDGVTLMVRTVRKRVRNVNVRLVGGELRVSAPPGVDAAELEATVRRLARTLLRRVRAERINSDDQALAVARRVAERFPRPPRVGSVRFVTTQRSRWGSFSPSTGVVRLHAALRELPPWVLEAVVAHELAHAFHSDHSPAFWELVRKVCPRTDRANAFLEGVAWIAERWERLPPVERSLLAGP; encoded by the coding sequence ATGCGAGAAAGCGTCCGCACGATCACCGTCGACGGAGTCACCTTGATGGTGCGGACCGTGCGCAAGCGGGTCCGCAACGTCAACGTCCGGCTGGTCGGCGGCGAGCTGCGGGTGAGCGCCCCTCCGGGCGTCGACGCAGCCGAGCTCGAGGCGACGGTGCGCCGGCTCGCCCGGACCCTGTTGCGGCGCGTCCGCGCCGAGAGGATCAACTCCGACGACCAGGCGCTGGCCGTGGCGCGCAGGGTCGCCGAGAGATTCCCGAGGCCGCCGCGGGTGGGTTCGGTGCGCTTCGTGACCACCCAGCGTTCGCGGTGGGGCAGCTTCAGCCCCAGCACCGGCGTGGTGCGGCTCCATGCCGCACTGCGCGAGCTTCCGCCCTGGGTCCTGGAGGCGGTGGTCGCTCACGAGCTCGCCCACGCGTTCCACTCCGACCACTCGCCGGCCTTTTGGGAGCTGGTGCGAAAGGTCTGTCCCAGGACCGACCGCGCGAATGCCTTCCTCGAAGGGGTCGCCTGGATTGCGGAGCGGTGGGAGCGGCTGCCGCCCGTCGAGCGGTCGCTGCTCGCCGGCCCCTGA
- a CDS encoding alpha/beta fold hydrolase has translation MARNTFAALLSLVLVTGLAAFAAEPETELDQRLSAIEASVAAFVHRFDELAKQIDDLLWFDKVGDVAVVDKVRIYGPPAANEPNPTGIGAGNHVKFYSYVFTPRAELGGQKLPLLVLPHGGVHADFTTYHAHIVRELIAQGYIVVAPDYRGSTGYGEGFWKRIDYGGREVDDVLAARDWAVANHPRVDPDRVGLIGWSHGGLITLMSLFDHPEAYVCGFAGVPVSDIVLRLGYLDQSYRDLFEADYHIGQSVGENLAEYQRRSPVWQVDKLTRPLRIHTNPHDEDVNFIEVEHLVQALKAAGKDFEYQVYDVPGGHSHDRLDTPEAWQARRDIYAFLARYLKPPNPKIQLGISESGIAAP, from the coding sequence ATGGCACGGAACACGTTTGCAGCGCTGCTGTCTCTGGTCCTGGTCACTGGGCTGGCGGCGTTCGCCGCCGAGCCGGAGACCGAGCTCGACCAGCGCCTGTCCGCGATCGAGGCCTCGGTCGCGGCCTTCGTGCACCGCTTCGATGAGCTCGCCAAACAGATCGACGATCTGCTTTGGTTCGACAAGGTCGGCGACGTCGCCGTCGTCGACAAGGTCCGCATCTACGGCCCGCCGGCCGCCAACGAGCCCAACCCGACCGGGATCGGCGCCGGCAACCACGTCAAGTTCTACAGCTACGTCTTCACGCCGCGAGCCGAGCTTGGCGGCCAGAAGCTGCCGCTGCTCGTGCTGCCCCACGGCGGCGTCCACGCCGACTTCACCACCTATCACGCCCACATCGTCCGCGAGCTCATCGCACAGGGCTACATCGTGGTCGCGCCGGACTACCGCGGCTCGACCGGCTACGGCGAGGGCTTCTGGAAGCGGATCGACTACGGCGGCCGCGAGGTGGACGACGTGCTCGCGGCGCGCGACTGGGCGGTCGCCAACCACCCGCGGGTCGACCCCGACCGGGTCGGCCTCATCGGCTGGTCCCACGGCGGGCTGATCACGCTGATGAGCCTCTTCGACCACCCGGAGGCGTACGTGTGCGGGTTTGCGGGGGTGCCAGTCTCCGACATCGTGCTGCGCCTCGGCTACCTGGACCAGTCCTACCGCGACCTGTTCGAGGCCGACTACCACATCGGCCAGTCGGTCGGCGAGAACCTCGCGGAGTACCAGCGCCGCTCGCCGGTGTGGCAGGTCGACAAGCTGACCCGGCCGCTGAGGATCCACACCAACCCGCACGACGAGGACGTCAACTTCATCGAGGTCGAGCACCTGGTCCAGGCGCTGAAGGCCGCGGGCAAGGACTTCGAGTATCAGGTCTACGACGTGCCGGGCGGCCACAGTCACGACCGGCTCGACACGCCCGAGGCGTGGCAGGCGAGGCGCGACATCTACGCCTTCCTCGCCCGCTACCTCAAGCCCCCGAACCCGAAGATTCAACTCGGCATCTCTGAGTCAGGGATCGCCGCTCCCTGA
- a CDS encoding DsrE family protein yields the protein MRVMVILNDAPYGQERTYQGLRMADAMLTIEEDLELTLYLSNDAVLCAKAGQQTPDGYYNVERMLKPIVRRGTVIVCRTCAEARGLKQEDLVAGARIVTLGEAAQLALEADKTLVY from the coding sequence ATGCGCGTGATGGTGATCCTGAACGACGCGCCCTACGGCCAGGAGCGCACCTACCAGGGGCTGCGCATGGCCGACGCCATGCTGACCATCGAGGAAGATCTCGAGCTGACGCTCTACCTGTCGAACGACGCCGTGCTGTGCGCCAAGGCCGGCCAGCAGACGCCGGACGGCTACTACAACGTCGAGCGGATGCTCAAGCCGATCGTGCGCCGGGGCACGGTGATCGTGTGCCGCACCTGCGCCGAGGCCCGCGGCCTCAAGCAGGAGGACCTGGTCGCGGGCGCGCGGATCGTCACCCTCGGCGAGGCCGCCCAGCTCGCGCTCGAGGCGGACAAGACCCTCGTCTACTGA
- the acs gene encoding acetate--CoA ligase, which translates to MADSGEFYPPKPDIVRGAHLSSMEEYQRLYRLSLDDPETFWSRQAERLTWFHRWATVFDSDYVNVDFGWFLGGRLNACYNCVDRHLQDRGNQDAIIWAKDEPGEYQHITYRQLKHEVARVANVLRFHGVQRGDRVCLYMPMIPELAYTMLACARIGAVHSIVFGGFSSESLRDRILDARAKVVVTANEGLRGGRRLHLKEIVDRAVDGLDLVSTVLVARRTPTEVPMRPGRDFWLDEECRRQRSTCTFEWMGAEEPLFILYTSGSTGKPKGVLHTTAGYMVFAATTHHYVFDYRPGEVYFCAADIGWITGHSYIIYGPLANGATTVMFESLPTYPDAGRYWRIVDDLKVNIFYTAPTALRAINRAGDQWVKKHSRASLRILGTVGEPINPDTWRWYHDVVGDGRCAVVDTWWQTETGGILITPLPGVTAAKPGSATLPFFGVKPLVVDDEGTILAGNGVAGNLCIAQAWPGQARTVWGDHERFGETYFRRFPGLYFTGDGCTRDEDGYYWITGRVDDVINVAGHRLGTAEVESALVAHEAVAEAAVVGFPHEIKGQGIFAYVILHTGAAANGDPTELIGALKEQVRHVIGPVATPDELMIVPGLPKTRSGKIMRRILRQIAAGEYTDLGNVTTLADPEIVDQLIEAHRSLQAG; encoded by the coding sequence ATGGCTGACAGCGGTGAGTTCTATCCACCAAAGCCCGACATCGTGAGGGGGGCCCACCTGAGCTCGATGGAGGAGTACCAGCGGCTGTACCGGCTGTCGCTCGACGACCCCGAGACCTTCTGGTCGAGGCAGGCCGAGCGCCTGACCTGGTTCCACCGGTGGGCCACCGTCTTCGACAGCGATTACGTCAACGTCGACTTCGGCTGGTTCCTCGGCGGCCGGCTCAACGCCTGCTACAACTGCGTCGACCGCCACCTCCAGGACCGCGGCAACCAGGACGCCATCATCTGGGCGAAGGACGAGCCCGGCGAGTACCAGCACATCACCTACCGGCAGCTCAAGCACGAGGTGGCCCGGGTCGCCAACGTGCTCCGGTTCCACGGCGTCCAGAGGGGCGACCGGGTGTGCCTCTACATGCCGATGATCCCCGAGCTCGCCTACACCATGCTGGCGTGCGCGAGGATCGGCGCCGTGCACTCGATCGTGTTCGGCGGGTTTTCGTCGGAGTCGCTGCGCGACCGCATCCTCGACGCCCGCGCCAAGGTCGTGGTCACCGCCAACGAGGGCCTGCGCGGCGGCCGCCGGCTCCACCTCAAGGAGATCGTCGATCGGGCGGTCGATGGCCTCGACCTGGTCTCGACCGTGCTCGTGGCCCGCCGGACACCGACCGAGGTCCCGATGCGGCCGGGACGCGACTTCTGGCTCGACGAGGAGTGCCGCCGCCAGCGCTCCACCTGCACCTTCGAGTGGATGGGCGCCGAGGAGCCGCTGTTCATCCTCTACACCTCGGGCTCGACCGGCAAGCCGAAGGGCGTGCTCCACACCACCGCCGGCTACATGGTGTTCGCCGCGACCACCCACCACTACGTCTTCGACTACCGGCCGGGCGAGGTCTACTTCTGCGCCGCCGACATCGGCTGGATCACCGGCCACAGCTACATCATCTACGGCCCGCTCGCCAACGGCGCGACCACGGTCATGTTCGAGTCGCTGCCCACCTACCCGGACGCCGGCCGCTACTGGCGGATCGTCGACGACCTCAAGGTCAACATCTTCTACACGGCCCCGACCGCGCTGCGGGCGATCAACCGGGCCGGCGACCAGTGGGTGAAGAAGCACTCCAGGGCCTCGCTGCGGATCCTCGGCACCGTCGGCGAGCCGATCAACCCCGACACCTGGCGCTGGTACCACGATGTGGTCGGCGACGGACGCTGCGCGGTCGTCGACACCTGGTGGCAGACCGAGACCGGCGGCATCCTGATCACGCCGCTGCCCGGCGTCACCGCGGCCAAGCCGGGCTCGGCGACGCTGCCGTTCTTCGGCGTCAAGCCGCTGGTGGTCGACGACGAGGGCACGATCCTCGCGGGCAACGGGGTGGCCGGAAACCTGTGCATCGCACAGGCCTGGCCGGGGCAGGCGCGCACCGTCTGGGGCGACCACGAGCGCTTCGGGGAGACCTACTTCCGCCGCTTTCCGGGCCTCTACTTCACCGGCGACGGCTGCACCCGGGACGAGGACGGCTACTACTGGATCACCGGCCGGGTCGACGACGTGATCAATGTTGCCGGGCACCGGCTCGGCACCGCCGAGGTCGAGAGCGCGCTGGTCGCCCACGAGGCGGTCGCCGAGGCGGCCGTGGTCGGCTTCCCGCACGAGATCAAGGGGCAGGGCATCTTCGCCTACGTGATCCTCCACACCGGCGCGGCGGCCAACGGCGATCCGACCGAGCTGATCGGCGCCCTCAAGGAGCAGGTCCGGCACGTCATCGGCCCGGTAGCGACCCCCGACGAGCTGATGATCGTCCCCGGCCTGCCCAAGACCAGGTCCGGCAAGATCATGCGCCGCATCCTGCGCCAGATCGCGGCCGGCGAGTACACTGATCTCGGCAATGTCACGACCCTCGCCGACCCGGAGATCGTCGATCAGCTGATCGAGGCCCACCGCTCACTGCAGGCCGGCTGA
- a CDS encoding sodium:solute symporter family protein, which translates to MTAAFGAVDQAIVVLYLICMLGVGVLTASRIRDFRDFFIAGGRLTTPLLVCTLVSTYYGLDVTFGSSETAFYEGIAAFVAYSAPFYVFYAAAAVLVAPRLRRLSAISLPEVMGDAYGPPARAAAALASFVYSAPIISVAGMGLIGATFFGLDPWVGCVIGASIALAYTVLGGLLADAMTDAVQFVVMCLSAAIAAAIVLVKVGGPEAIGARLGGEALAPLGTLSAWELLVFAGVAMTPLVEPAFYQRTFAAAATRQIVRALLIGTVLWACYDWVVVYLGLAGRDLVAAGRLPADLDGSAVLLAVVAYALPPGLLGLFVAGCVAAAMSTVDSYTLIAAGNIVYDGWQAVTGRRLSDRALLLSTRLLAAVTLAAALGLSLLFERLRDAWIFMSTVLLSTVFWPLLAVLFVPRLATPRAGRFSATVGLGLSLALFVAFQTLGVPTDDGSLAIAVTCGGRSLDVAREAGLLIALPVSLAAFAAGWLADRRRRRSA; encoded by the coding sequence ATGACCGCCGCCTTCGGCGCCGTCGACCAGGCGATCGTCGTCCTGTACCTGATCTGCATGCTGGGCGTCGGCGTGTTGACGGCCAGCCGGATCCGCGACTTCCGCGACTTCTTCATCGCCGGCGGGCGCTTGACCACTCCGTTGCTGGTCTGCACCCTCGTCTCCACCTACTACGGGCTCGACGTCACCTTCGGCAGCTCCGAGACGGCGTTCTACGAGGGCATCGCTGCCTTTGTCGCCTACTCCGCTCCGTTCTACGTTTTCTACGCGGCTGCGGCCGTGCTCGTCGCGCCCCGGCTGCGCCGGCTGTCGGCCATCTCACTGCCGGAGGTGATGGGCGACGCCTACGGCCCGCCGGCCCGCGCCGCAGCGGCGCTCGCCTCGTTCGTGTACAGCGCACCGATCATCTCGGTCGCCGGAATGGGGCTGATCGGCGCGACCTTCTTCGGGCTCGATCCGTGGGTCGGGTGCGTCATCGGGGCGTCGATCGCGCTCGCCTACACCGTGCTCGGCGGCCTGCTCGCCGATGCCATGACCGACGCAGTGCAGTTCGTCGTCATGTGCCTGTCGGCGGCGATCGCCGCCGCGATCGTGCTCGTCAAGGTCGGGGGCCCGGAGGCGATCGGCGCACGGCTTGGTGGCGAGGCGCTCGCGCCCCTCGGCACGCTTTCCGCGTGGGAGCTGCTGGTGTTCGCCGGCGTCGCGATGACGCCGCTTGTCGAGCCGGCCTTCTACCAGCGCACCTTCGCCGCCGCAGCCACCCGCCAGATCGTCCGCGCGCTGCTCATCGGAACCGTGCTCTGGGCGTGCTACGACTGGGTGGTGGTCTACCTCGGGCTCGCCGGCCGCGACCTCGTCGCCGCCGGCCGCCTGCCGGCGGACCTCGACGGCAGCGCCGTGCTGCTCGCCGTGGTGGCGTACGCGCTGCCGCCCGGGCTGCTCGGCCTGTTCGTCGCAGGCTGCGTGGCCGCGGCGATGTCGACCGTGGACTCCTACACCCTGATTGCGGCCGGCAACATCGTCTACGACGGCTGGCAGGCGGTGACCGGCCGCCGCCTCTCCGACCGCGCTCTCCTGCTCTCGACCCGCCTGCTCGCGGCGGTGACCCTGGCCGCCGCGCTCGGCCTGTCGCTGCTCTTCGAGCGGCTGCGCGACGCCTGGATCTTCATGTCGACGGTTCTCCTGTCGACCGTCTTCTGGCCGCTGCTCGCCGTGCTGTTCGTGCCGCGCCTCGCCACGCCCCGCGCCGGTCGCTTCAGCGCCACCGTGGGCCTCGGTCTCTCGCTGGCACTGTTCGTCGCCTTCCAGACTCTCGGGGTCCCGACCGATGACGGCTCGCTGGCGATTGCCGTCACGTGCGGCGGGCGGTCGCTGGACGTGGCGCGGGAAGCCGGGCTCCTGATCGCGTTGCCGGTCTCCCTGGCGGCTTTCGCGGCCGGCTGGCTCGCCGATCGCCGCCGCAGGAGGAGTGCATGA